Proteins encoded in a region of the Eschrichtius robustus isolate mEscRob2 chromosome 16, mEscRob2.pri, whole genome shotgun sequence genome:
- the PLAGL2 gene encoding zinc finger protein PLAGL2 isoform X2: MATHSAQKPHQCMYCDKMFHRKDHLRNHLQTHDPNKEALHCSECGKNYNTKLGYRRHLAMHAASSGDLSCKVCLQTFESTQALLEHLKAHSRRVAGGAKEKKHPCDHCDRRFYTRKDVRRHLVVHTGRKDFLCQYCAQRFGRKDHLTRHVKKSHSQELLKIKTEPVDMLGLLSCSSTVNVKEELSPVLCMASRDVMGAKAFPGMLPMGMYGAHIPTMPSAGVPHSLVHNTLPMGMSYPLESSPISSPAQLPPKYQLGSTSYLPDKLPKVEVDSFLAELPGSLSLSSAEPQPASPQPAAAAALLDEALLTKSPANLSEALCAANVDFSHLLGFLPLNLPPCNPPGATGGLVMGYSQAEAQPLLTTLQAQPQDSPGAGGPLNFGPLHSLPPVFTSGLSTTTLPRFHQAFQ; this comes from the coding sequence ATGGCCACTCACTCAGCCCAGAAACCCCACCAGTGCATGTACTGTGATAAGATGTTTCACCGCAAGGATCATCTGCGGAACCACCTGCAGACGCATGACCCCAACAAAGAGGCCCTCCACTGTTCTGAGTGCGGTAAGAATTACAATACGAAGCTGGGCTACCGGCGCCACCTGGCCATGCATGCCGCCAGCAGTGGTGACCTCAGCTGCAAGGTGTGCCTGCAGACCTTCGAGAGTACCCAGGCCCTGCTAGAGCACCTGAAGGCCCACTCACGCCGGGTAGCAGGTGGTGCCAAGGAGAAGAAGCACCCCTGTGACCACTGTGACCGGCGGTTCTATACTCGTAAGGATGTGCGGCGGCACCTGGTGGTCCACACAGGCCGGAAAGACTTCCTGTGCCAGTACTGTGCCCAGCGATTTGGCCGCAAAGACCACCTGACACGTCATGTCAAGAAGAGTCACTCGCAAGAGCTGCTCAAGATCAAGACAGAGCCAGTGGACATGTTAGGCCTACTCAGCTGCAGCTCCACAGTCAACGTGAAGGAAGAGCTGAGCCCTGTGCTGTGCATGGCCTCTCGGGACGTGATGGGGGCCAAGGCCTTCCCTGGCATGTTGCCCATGGGCATGTATGGTGCCCACATCCCTACCATGCCCAGTGCGGGCGTGCCACACTCCCTGGTGCACAACACACTGCCCATGGGTATGAGCTACCCTCTGGAGTCCTCACCTATCTCTTCCCCAGCTCAGCTTCCTCCAAAATACCAGCTTGGATCTACCTCATACTTGCCCGACAAATTGCCCAAAGTGGAGGTGGATAGTTTTCTGGCGGAGCTTCCTGGAAGCCTGTCTCTCTCATCCGCTGAACCCCAGCCCGCCTCACCTCAGCCGGCGGCAGCTGCGGCCCTCCTAGATGAAGCACTGCTCACCAAGAGCCCCGCCAACCTCTCTGAGGCCCTCTGCGCTGCTAATGTGGACTTCTCCCACTTACTGGGCTTTCTTCCTCTCAACCTGCCCCCGTGTAACCCGCCTGGGGCCACAGGAGGCCTGGTCATGGGCTACTCCCAGGCCGAGgcgcagcccctgctcaccacttTGCAAGCTCAGCCTCAAGATTCCCCGGGAGCTGGGGGACCGCTGAACTTTGGGCCTCTGCACTCCTTGCCTCCTGTCTTCACCTCTGGCCTGAGCACCACCACCCTGCCTCGTTTCCACCAGGCATTCCAGTAG